From Magnolia sinica isolate HGM2019 chromosome 13, MsV1, whole genome shotgun sequence, one genomic window encodes:
- the LOC131223179 gene encoding probable sugar phosphate/phosphate translocator At5g25400 — protein sequence MGKGASSSSSINPTILKNILLSYAYVAIWIFLSFSVIVYNKYILDRKMYNWPFPISLTMIHMLFCSSLAFLLVHVFRFVDLPSSMTREVYLNSVVPIGALYSLSLWLSNSAYIYLSVSFIQMLKALMPVAVYSISVLFRKESFRSDTMANMLSISFGVAIAAYGEARFDSWGVALQLGAVAFEATRLVLIQILLTSKGISLNPITSLYYVAPCCLVFLFVPWVLVEFPVLRETSSFRFDFVVFGTNSLCAFALNLAVFLLIGKTSALTMNVAGVVKDWLLIAFSWSVIRDMVTTVNLVGYGLAFLGVAYYNHSKLQTMKAKEAQKKSAQADEEEGRLLSEEREGEGIGRKSDSQA from the coding sequence ATGGGAAAAGgcgcctcctcctcctcctccatcAACCCCACCATCCTGAAGAACATCCTGCTATCGTACGCCTACGTGGCCATctggatcttcctctccttctccgTGATCGTGTACAACAAGTACATCCTCGACCGTAAAATGTACAACTGGCCCTTTCCCATCTCCCTCACCATGATCCACATGCTTTTCTGCTCGTCCCTTGCCTTCCTACTCGTCCATGTCTTCCGCTTCGTCGACCTCCCTTCTTCCATGACCCGCGAGGTCTACCTTAATTCGGTGGTCCCCATCGGAGCTCtctactccctctctctctggcTTTCAAACTCCGCCTACATTTACCTCTCCGTCTCCTTCATCCAGATGCTGAAAGCCCTAATGCCCGTCGCCGTCTATTCCATCTCCGTTCTCTTCAGGAAGGAGTCCTTCAGATCCGACACCATGGCCAACATGCTCTCCATCTCCTTCGGCGTTGCAATCGCTGCCTACGGCGAGGCCCGCTTCGATTCTTGGGGCGTCGCCCTCCAACTTGGCGCTGTGGCTTTTGAGGCCACCCGGCTGGTGCTCATTCAGATCCTGCTCACCTCCAAGGGCATTAGCCTCAACCCGATCACATCGCTGTACTATGTTGCACCGTGCTGTTTGGTGTTCCTCTTCGTGCCGTGGGTGCTCGTCGAATTTCCTGTTCTCAGGGAGACATCGAGTTTCAGGTTTGATTTTGTCGTCTTTGGGACAAACTCGTTGTGTGCGTTTGCGCTGAATTTGGCAGTTTTTCTGTTGATCGGGAAGACCTCGGCGCTCACAATGAATGTGGCTGGGGTTGTGAAGGATTGGCTGTTGATTGCATTCTCGTGGTCGGTGATCAGGGATATGGTCACGACAGTGAATTTGGTCGGGTATGGGCTTGCATTCTTGGGGGTTGCGTATTACAATCACTCGAAGCTTCAGACAATGAAGGCGAAGGAGGCTCAGAAGAAGAGCGCGCAGGCAGATGAGGAGGAGGGCAGGTTGTTGTCGGAGGAGAGGGAAGGGGAGGGGATTGGGAGGAAGAGCGATTCACAGGCTTGA